In one window of Drosophila innubila isolate TH190305 chromosome 2L unlocalized genomic scaffold, UK_Dinn_1.0 4_B_2L, whole genome shotgun sequence DNA:
- the LOC117781682 gene encoding RNA-binding protein FUS isoform X2, which yields MWKFFIICVVMSALNNEGDAASSRTPSRRRRGYSGSYSGSHANSNGAVGGYTGGYNDYDDYDYGGGSYAPQFGITDPYLFHQQLTNQILAQHYAQQHRIQQQVAAHRPAYHNRNHGVHYGGSGSSNSHRYAPSYAAASGSIGSNGHRQTAYISPANPATPNIVNRFGASSSSGGGGGGGGGYKGVSVSSFSTSNGDGTSRRGAQTTINDNGKVTSYSVHS from the exons ATGAAGGTGACGCCGCGTCAA GCCGTACTCCCTCTCGCCGTCGTCGCGGCTATTCTGGAAGCTACTCGGGAAGCCATGCCAATAGCAATGGTGCCGTAGGTGGCTACACTGGTGGCTACAATGACtatgatgattatgattatggtGGTGGCAGCTATGCACCACAATTTGGCATTACGGATCCCTATCTGTTCCATCAACAGCTGACGAATCAGATTCTGGCCCAGCACTATGCACAACAACA TCGCATCCAGCAACAGGTTGCCGCCCACCGGCCGGCTTACCATAATAGAAACCATGGTGTTCACTATGGCGGCAGTGGATCTTCCAACTCGCACCGCTATGCTCCCAGTTATGCAGCAGCCTCCGGCTCAATTGGATCCAATGGACATAGACAGACGGCCTACATAAGTCCTGCCAATCCG GCCACGCCCAATATTGTTAATCGCTTTGGCGCAAGTTCCAGctctggtggtggtggtggcggtggcggtggttaCAAGGGCGTCTCTGTGAGCTCCTTTAGCACCAGCAATGGTGATGGAACCAGTCGACGTGGTGCTCAGACCACCATTAATGACAATGGTAAAGTGACGTCATATTCCGTGCACTCCTAG
- the LOC117781682 gene encoding RNA-binding protein FUS isoform X1: MWKFFIICVVMSALNNEGDAASSRTPSRRRRGYSGSYSGSHANSNGAVGGYTGGYNDYDDYDYGGGSYAPQFGITDPYLFHQQLTNQILAQHYAQQQAITGLATSGDASAYADATLSNDDTRIQQQVAAHRPAYHNRNHGVHYGGSGSSNSHRYAPSYAAASGSIGSNGHRQTAYISPANPATPNIVNRFGASSSSGGGGGGGGGYKGVSVSSFSTSNGDGTSRRGAQTTINDNGKVTSYSVHS; this comes from the exons ATGAAGGTGACGCCGCGTCAA GCCGTACTCCCTCTCGCCGTCGTCGCGGCTATTCTGGAAGCTACTCGGGAAGCCATGCCAATAGCAATGGTGCCGTAGGTGGCTACACTGGTGGCTACAATGACtatgatgattatgattatggtGGTGGCAGCTATGCACCACAATTTGGCATTACGGATCCCTATCTGTTCCATCAACAGCTGACGAATCAGATTCTGGCCCAGCACTATGCACAACAACA AGCTATAACGGGTCTGGCCACCTCTGGCGATGCTTCTGCATACGCGGATGCAACATTAAGCAACGATGACAC TCGCATCCAGCAACAGGTTGCCGCCCACCGGCCGGCTTACCATAATAGAAACCATGGTGTTCACTATGGCGGCAGTGGATCTTCCAACTCGCACCGCTATGCTCCCAGTTATGCAGCAGCCTCCGGCTCAATTGGATCCAATGGACATAGACAGACGGCCTACATAAGTCCTGCCAATCCG GCCACGCCCAATATTGTTAATCGCTTTGGCGCAAGTTCCAGctctggtggtggtggtggcggtggcggtggttaCAAGGGCGTCTCTGTGAGCTCCTTTAGCACCAGCAATGGTGATGGAACCAGTCGACGTGGTGCTCAGACCACCATTAATGACAATGGTAAAGTGACGTCATATTCCGTGCACTCCTAG